ACGTACTAGTAAGAATTAAGTGAAGTAtttcatgataaaaaaaaaaaacaaaaagaagcaTTGGGCAGATTGGAGAAGAAAATTGTTCTTTGTTCTTGATTAATCTCACACATGAAAATAACTTAAAATGCTCTTTATATAGTGTGAACGTTTAATTTTAGCCGACTCTAATTCGTTTGGACCGCGGTAAGTGAATCTGAAAtatcaagtaaaaaaaaacaaagatccCAGATATCAATAAACACAAGCTATTTTGCGTCCGTTCCTGGCCTTCAATTACCCAGCATTATTTTGCGTCCAACGCCGCTCCTCACGGCGTTGTCTCAGCCATTTCCAAACTTTGAATGCCCACTCTGGCAACAGTCTCATGCTGGCTGACAGAAAGATGGCGAAAAGCAGAACGTAAGAAGGGACAGATTCTTTCTTGGCAAGTTTGGCAACTAAAGAACCATAAAGAAACGACACACAAAAGGAGGACACAAGAAGCTCCCGTCGGAAAACAAGTCGACGAGTGACCAGCTCTATGGTTGTAAATGCCGCGGTGTGCACCAGAgtgttaaaaaacaaaaacagcgTCGACGCTGAAAGGTTAACGATGATTCCTATTATCGTGGTCATCGTCGCGGGGCTGTGTGCAGGGTTCCTGTTGATGGTGTTTCCCGAGGTCGTGTTAGGGGTGGTGGTGGTGTTTCCCGAGGTCGACGTCGATGAGTTGCCAACGCTCGAATCGGTACTAAATATGTACTGAGGAGGATCGATGACTCCTTGAAAAGTGATAGTGACGAACAGTACAGCCACTACTAGCAGCAAGTTTTGTACTTGGGTTCCCAACGGGGACTCAACAGGCGACTTAGACGCAACTGCGCTGGCGGATTTGAGATCATTTCTGAGCCCAACTTCTGCTGGAGTGGGTTTCTTGATGTCGTTCAATATATTGACTGCTGTCAACCCTCTTGAATTTTGGGCGTTCACATCCACCTTCACACCCGTGGAGTTGCTTCTAtccaataataattttatgacctgcatgtatatatgcatacataagaaTTAGCAAATACTACTTACTGCTACAAGTCCAACCGAtggttacacacacacacacacatatatatatactgagGAACTTAATTTCATGACTATACTCAATGATGCATTAATATTAGTTTTAGGaatcttaaattttacttttaactCGCTAGAACTTTAAGGCAAAGGAGGATGCAACATATATTGCAAGTAACACGATGAaaattag
This window of the Diospyros lotus cultivar Yz01 chromosome 5, ASM1463336v1, whole genome shotgun sequence genome carries:
- the LOC127801001 gene encoding ankyrin repeat-containing protein BDA1-like, with the translated sequence MDACYQTLVEAINAGNLQVLHQLLQENPFILTDISLLPPPEPLLCVATRAGRLNFVRELVRHRAELAKELNSDGLRPLDIAAVNGNVEIVRELVKNDAEMCRLKGKDKRTALHHAAVHGRVEVIDVLVYVCSESIKDVTAKGETALHLAVKSGQFEAFRALVDWLLRSGEEAIINRGDCEENTVLHLAASTKQLEVIKLLLDRSNSTGVKVDVNAQNSRGLTAVNILNDIKKPTPAEVGLRNDLKSASAVASKSPVESPLGTQVQNLLLVVAVLFVTITFQGVIDPPQYIFSTDSSVGNSSTSTSGNTTTTPNTTSGNTINRNPAHSPATMTTIIGIIVNLSASTLFLFFNTLVHTAAFTTIELVTRRLVFRRELLVSSFCVSFLYGSLVAKLAKKESVPSYVLLFAIFLSASMRLLPEWAFKVWKWLRQRREERRWTQNNAG